The following proteins come from a genomic window of Oricola thermophila:
- a CDS encoding serine hydrolase domain-containing protein, giving the protein MNGRHMYPEQTPRTRNFLAFFHRLLRPAAAALALAAFPGLAGTPAAPAGDENIGTLAANLRTRVPARMEADGVAGAVIVVLRDGVPAWSTAFGIADPATGQMMVADMLFRVESLSKPVTAWGAMRLAETGRLDLDAPISGCLSRWVPPSGTKPFTVRQLLSHTAGIGLGDYAARYDPAGPRPDLARFLDADFAQPGDPGSGFAYSDTGFALLELVMEDCTGEDFSLMMKREVLQPLGMEQASFEWTGAGMPVGHDLHGRTVAPYVYPARASGGLLATATDIARFAAAGMAEAAQPVLSAQGVEELHAPAVEVGGLFGFAAEAYGLGHFVETLSDGRRAVWHGGQGHGWMTHLHMVPETGDGIVILANSQRAWPLFADVLRTWSQSLGVAPVGMTRVLLAETAARFAIAALVLGGIAAAWAAWRRPAGRMSRIAAGVFALPLVCLPAWAATRDYLFLFSILPGLWPWLAAASCVAGAGLAAIAAAPEPRKAKRRG; this is encoded by the coding sequence ATGAACGGCAGGCACATGTATCCCGAACAGACGCCACGCACGCGAAATTTCCTTGCCTTCTTTCACCGCCTGTTGCGTCCGGCCGCGGCCGCACTTGCCCTCGCCGCCTTTCCGGGCCTCGCCGGCACGCCGGCCGCGCCGGCCGGAGACGAGAATATCGGGACGCTGGCGGCCAACCTCCGGACGCGGGTCCCGGCCCGCATGGAAGCCGACGGTGTGGCAGGCGCGGTGATCGTCGTGCTGCGGGACGGCGTCCCGGCATGGAGCACGGCCTTCGGCATCGCCGATCCCGCAACAGGCCAGATGATGGTGGCGGACATGCTCTTCCGGGTCGAGTCGCTGTCCAAGCCCGTGACCGCATGGGGCGCCATGCGGCTTGCCGAGACCGGACGACTCGACCTTGATGCGCCGATTTCCGGCTGCCTGTCGCGCTGGGTTCCGCCGTCCGGCACGAAGCCTTTTACGGTCCGGCAGCTCCTGTCGCATACGGCGGGGATCGGCCTTGGCGACTACGCCGCGCGTTACGACCCGGCGGGTCCTCGCCCGGACCTGGCACGGTTCCTGGACGCGGATTTCGCGCAACCCGGCGATCCCGGCTCCGGATTTGCCTATTCGGACACGGGTTTCGCGCTGCTCGAACTGGTGATGGAGGATTGCACCGGCGAGGATTTCTCCCTGATGATGAAACGGGAAGTCCTGCAGCCGCTGGGCATGGAGCAAGCAAGCTTCGAGTGGACCGGCGCCGGAATGCCGGTGGGCCACGACCTGCACGGCCGCACCGTCGCTCCCTATGTCTACCCGGCGCGCGCGTCCGGCGGCCTGCTGGCCACTGCGACGGATATTGCACGTTTCGCCGCCGCCGGCATGGCGGAAGCGGCACAACCGGTACTGTCCGCACAGGGCGTGGAAGAGCTGCATGCCCCGGCCGTCGAGGTGGGCGGGCTGTTCGGCTTCGCCGCCGAGGCATACGGCCTCGGCCATTTCGTCGAGACATTGTCGGACGGGCGCAGGGCTGTGTGGCATGGCGGCCAGGGCCATGGCTGGATGACGCATCTGCACATGGTCCCGGAAACCGGCGACGGCATCGTGATCCTCGCCAACAGCCAGCGCGCCTGGCCGCTCTTCGCAGACGTGCTGCGGACCTGGTCGCAAAGCCTCGGCGTGGCGCCGGTCGGCATGACCCGCGTGCTTCTTGCCGAGACCGCCGCGCGCTTCGCCATCGCGGCACTTGTCCTTGGCGGCATCGCCGCTGCATGGGCGGCATGGCGACGTCCCGCCGGCAGGATGTCGCGCATTGCCGCCGGCGTCTTCGCCCTGCCGCTTGTCTGCCTGCCCGCCTGGGCGGCAACGCGCGACTACCTGTTCCTGTTCTCGATCCTGCCGGGGCTGTGGCCGTGGCTCGCGGCCGCCTCCTGCGTGGCGGGGGCCGGCCTTGCCGCCATTGCGGCCGCGCCGGAACCGCGGAAGGCGAAACGGCGCGGATGA
- a CDS encoding TRAP transporter substrate-binding protein: MLKSLIKAALASAVGIALGASAIAQEMTLKFQSSDPAGNANFILQQGWAESVKEKTGGRIAIELLPVESIVAHNETQDAIAAGILDGHVTDTSYFAGKDPAFGLIANPVGAWSSPQEMFDFMEKGGGKALMNELLEPYGLHFIGATTPGLEAFVSKVPLDGVDDLKGVKMRAPEGLVQQVFAAAGAVPVNLPGSEVFTSLDKGVIEAADYSVYSTNKAQGLHDVAKHPVYPGFHSMPLVEISMNKAKWDALDDDLKAALEESVREFAQNQVAALAESDLKAVEEDKASGEVTVHDWPAEERARFRAIATGEWAKVAERSENAKKVYDVLTGYLKDNGLLK, translated from the coding sequence ATGCTCAAGTCACTCATAAAGGCAGCCCTTGCTTCGGCCGTCGGTATCGCGCTCGGTGCGTCGGCCATTGCGCAGGAGATGACGCTGAAATTCCAGTCGTCCGATCCGGCGGGCAACGCGAACTTCATCCTCCAGCAGGGCTGGGCGGAAAGCGTGAAGGAAAAGACCGGCGGACGCATCGCCATCGAGCTTCTTCCGGTGGAATCGATCGTTGCCCACAACGAGACCCAGGACGCCATTGCCGCCGGCATTCTCGACGGCCATGTTACCGACACGTCCTATTTCGCGGGCAAGGATCCCGCCTTCGGCCTGATCGCGAACCCCGTCGGGGCTTGGTCCTCGCCGCAGGAAATGTTCGACTTCATGGAGAAGGGTGGCGGCAAGGCGCTGATGAACGAATTGCTCGAGCCCTACGGCCTGCATTTCATCGGTGCGACAACGCCGGGCCTCGAGGCTTTCGTATCCAAGGTTCCGCTCGATGGAGTCGATGATCTCAAGGGCGTGAAGATGCGTGCGCCGGAAGGCCTGGTGCAGCAGGTGTTCGCTGCCGCGGGTGCCGTGCCGGTCAATCTTCCGGGGTCGGAAGTGTTCACCTCGCTCGACAAGGGGGTGATCGAAGCGGCGGACTACTCCGTCTATTCGACCAACAAGGCGCAGGGTCTGCATGATGTCGCGAAGCACCCCGTCTATCCCGGCTTCCATTCCATGCCGCTGGTCGAGATTTCGATGAACAAGGCGAAGTGGGATGCGCTCGACGACGATCTCAAGGCGGCGCTGGAGGAAAGCGTACGCGAGTTCGCGCAGAATCAGGTTGCCGCGCTCGCCGAAAGCGACCTGAAGGCCGTCGAGGAAGACAAGGCAAGCGGCGAGGTGACGGTGCATGACTGGCCGGCCGAAGAGCGCGCCCGGTTCCGTGCCATCGCGACCGGCGAATGGGCCAAGGTGGCCGAGCGCTCGGAAAACGCGAAGAAGGTCTACGATGTCCTGACCGGCTATCTGAAGGACAATGGCCTGTTGAAGTGA
- a CDS encoding GNAT family N-acetyltransferase, whose protein sequence is MLSIRKLTKKENPLLEEHLLRVGGEDRVMRFMGGVNDDFIRAHCSLVGGPSSVVIGCFVDGTLRGASELWFEDDGDRRCELALSVEHDFQGQGIGTELLRRSLVLARNRNAKSIYIACLPENRKMRHLLRKFGRIVTRLDSGTLEAELALPARSHLSLWQEFAGDGIGMMDALVERITHTGASEHRAAA, encoded by the coding sequence ATGCTCAGCATCCGCAAGCTGACGAAAAAGGAAAACCCGCTTCTCGAGGAACACCTGCTCCGTGTCGGCGGCGAGGACCGGGTGATGCGGTTCATGGGCGGGGTCAACGACGATTTCATACGTGCCCACTGCTCGCTTGTCGGCGGTCCGTCGAGCGTGGTCATCGGCTGTTTCGTCGACGGCACCCTGCGCGGTGCGTCGGAACTGTGGTTCGAGGACGACGGCGACCGGCGATGCGAACTGGCCCTTTCGGTGGAGCACGATTTCCAGGGACAGGGTATCGGCACGGAACTGCTGCGGCGCTCGCTGGTGCTGGCGCGCAACCGCAATGCGAAATCGATCTATATCGCCTGCCTGCCGGAGAACCGGAAGATGCGGCACCTGCTCAGGAAATTCGGCCGCATCGTCACCCGGCTCGATTCCGGGACGCTGGAAGCGGAACTCGCACTGCCGGCCCGGTCGCACCTGTCCCTGTGGCAGGAATTCGCCGGTGACGGCATCGGCATGATGGACGCGCTTGTCGAGCGGATCACGCATACCGGCGCGTCGGAACATCGCGCCGCCGCCTGA
- a CDS encoding TRAP transporter large permease, with protein sequence MEIFGSFQSLGIEGGTLLMFAMLLGFLVCGIPLAFVTLLVALIFALGWFGPMVVPLITSRVFSFVSSFVFVSVPMFVLMAAILDRSGIARDLFDAMRLLGGRLRGGVAIQTIAVAVILAAMSGIIGGEVVLLGLVALPQMLRLGYDRGLAIGVVCAGGALGTMVPPSIVLIIYGLTANVSVGDLFTSAFVPGLMLASFYVAYVLIRAYLNPAVAPIPEGPAAPTAEKIRLLKGLILPLCVVGGVLGSIYGGIASVTEASAVGVAGVILSTIVRGEFTLGLLKDAALQTLQTVGMIVWIGIGASALVGVFNLMGGIKFVSELITGISDNPTIVLLFMMMILFVLGMFLDWVGIALLTMPIFVPIIIELGYDPVWFGVLFCMNMQVSFLSPPFGPAAFYLKSVAPPEISLGMIFRALLPFIALQVLALALLIAFPFITGR encoded by the coding sequence ATGGAAATTTTCGGGTCGTTCCAGTCGCTCGGGATCGAGGGCGGCACGCTGCTCATGTTCGCCATGCTGCTCGGCTTCCTGGTCTGCGGCATACCGCTGGCCTTCGTCACGCTGCTGGTGGCGCTGATCTTCGCGCTGGGCTGGTTCGGGCCGATGGTCGTCCCCCTGATCACCAGCCGCGTCTTCTCCTTCGTCTCCTCGTTCGTGTTCGTCTCGGTGCCGATGTTCGTGCTGATGGCCGCCATCCTCGACCGGTCGGGCATCGCCCGCGACCTGTTCGACGCGATGAGACTGCTCGGCGGGCGGTTGCGCGGCGGCGTCGCCATCCAGACGATCGCGGTCGCCGTCATCCTGGCAGCAATGAGCGGCATCATCGGCGGCGAGGTCGTGCTGCTCGGACTCGTGGCGCTGCCGCAGATGCTGCGGCTCGGTTACGACAGGGGGCTTGCCATCGGCGTGGTCTGTGCGGGCGGTGCGCTCGGCACGATGGTCCCGCCCTCCATCGTCCTCATCATATACGGGTTGACCGCCAATGTTTCGGTCGGTGACCTGTTTACCTCGGCATTCGTTCCGGGCCTGATGCTGGCCTCCTTCTACGTGGCCTATGTGTTGATCCGCGCCTATCTGAATCCCGCCGTCGCCCCGATTCCGGAAGGACCGGCAGCTCCGACAGCCGAGAAGATCCGGTTGCTCAAAGGGCTCATCCTGCCGCTTTGCGTCGTGGGCGGGGTACTGGGGTCCATCTATGGCGGAATTGCCAGCGTGACGGAGGCTTCCGCCGTTGGCGTGGCCGGCGTGATCCTGTCGACGATCGTGCGCGGCGAGTTCACCTTGGGGCTGCTGAAGGACGCTGCCCTGCAGACCCTTCAGACGGTGGGCATGATCGTATGGATCGGCATTGGCGCGAGCGCGCTGGTAGGCGTTTTCAACCTCATGGGCGGTATCAAGTTCGTCTCCGAACTTATTACCGGAATATCCGACAATCCGACGATCGTCCTGCTGTTCATGATGATGATCCTGTTCGTGCTGGGCATGTTCCTGGACTGGGTAGGCATCGCGCTACTGACCATGCCGATCTTCGTGCCGATCATCATCGAACTTGGCTATGATCCGGTCTGGTTCGGCGTGCTGTTCTGCATGAACATGCAGGTCTCCTTCCTGTCGCCGCCTTTCGGGCCCGCGGCGTTCTACCTGAAGAGCGTCGCCCCGCCGGAGATTTCGCTGGGAATGATCTTCCGCGCGCTGCTGCCGTTCATCGCCCTGCAGGTGCTGGCCCTCGCACTCCTGATCGCTTTTCCGTTCATTACCGGGCGATAG
- a CDS encoding TRAP transporter small permease subunit, giving the protein MSDEKAVPDEGREAGAIPQAGLLGRLIDRAGVVFALGIVLSMAILINEVALRYIFNAPTIWAHETTIFLCGIAFVYGGLYCSARDKHIRVVLVYDALPARARRILDVFISLVCAASSAMFAWAAWAMVQRAAFRPDGSFRLERSGSAWDPVYPGLLKIFLLVVMAVMAVQFVILAINYARGRN; this is encoded by the coding sequence ATGAGCGATGAAAAGGCAGTTCCGGACGAGGGCCGGGAAGCGGGGGCGATCCCGCAGGCAGGGCTTCTTGGCCGGCTGATCGACCGGGCGGGCGTCGTCTTTGCTCTCGGCATTGTCCTGTCGATGGCCATTCTCATCAACGAGGTCGCACTGCGCTACATCTTCAACGCGCCGACAATCTGGGCGCACGAGACCACGATCTTCCTGTGCGGCATCGCATTCGTCTATGGCGGTCTCTATTGCAGCGCCCGCGACAAGCACATTCGAGTGGTGCTGGTCTATGATGCACTGCCGGCACGCGCGCGGCGTATCCTCGATGTCTTCATATCCCTCGTCTGTGCAGCATCCAGTGCCATGTTCGCGTGGGCGGCCTGGGCCATGGTGCAGCGGGCGGCCTTTCGCCCCGACGGCTCGTTCCGCCTCGAGCGTTCGGGCAGCGCGTGGGATCCCGTCTATCCCGGCCTCCTGAAGATATTCCTGCTGGTCGTCATGGCCGTCATGGCTGTCCAGTTCGTCATCCTCGCCATCAACTACGCCCGGGGCCGCAACTGA